TCCCGAAGAACAAAATTATAAGCTGACTGACCTGCTGCACGCCATGTGTGCAGGCAATAAATGGATTGTTGTCATTGATAACGACGAACCATTTGAAGTAATGCCGGCCGGCAGCCTTTCGCATGTAATTTCGGCCCTGAATGATGTTATAAAGGGAAATATATCAGAAAACGGATTCCTTATATGTGGGGAAGGTAGTGAATGAAGTATACATCAGTTGGCGAGGTGCAGGTAACTCACATACCTGTTATTTAGATTGCACTAAGATATACTTCAAAGCTACAAAGCCACATCGGAAGCAGCTATGGACTAATCCTTGACTCGCAAAACATCTCTCTTAGGTCTGTTCAGTACCTGAAAGCTTAGTAACTAAAGACGGCTTTTGACGCCATTTCGCCCCTTCGTGCCGCGAAACCGACCGTTCGTGCACCTTCATCAGAACTGCGTTAAGTTCCTTGGCAATATTGTGGTATCAATCACTGATCAGCAGGGGGGATCTGGGATACTTTGCCGGTTATTGTGATGAAAATAATAAAAAGATAGTGAGCACCGTTGCAAAATAAAAAAGGCCTCACTGATAGTGAGACCTTTTTTGTATAAATTATCTAAGTGGACCTTAGTATGCAACATTGTCTTTGCTCACCATATTTTTCAGTGGAGGCGCAAATTTAGTCAGATCTATACCGGCTACTGCAGTTTTATACTCTTCCATATTAGGTACTCTTCCGAGGATGGCAGAGAGAACAACTACCGGTGTAGAAGCCAGCAGAGATTCACCTTTTTTACGCTCAGAATCTTCTACAACCCTACCCTGGAACAGACGGGTTGAAGTAGCCAGTACAGTATCTCCTTTCGCTGCTTTTTCCTGGTTACCCATACAAAGGTTACAACCCGGGCGCTCGAGGTACATCATATTCTCATATTCTGTACGTGCAGTAGCTTTCGGCGCATTATCGTTGAATTCAAAGCCAGAGTATTTCTGTAAGATCTCCCAATCTCCCTCTGCCCGCAGTTCATCGATGATATTGTAAGTAGGAGCTGCTACTACCAGTGGCGCATGGAATTCAACCTTACCTTGTTGTTTTTCCAGATTTTTCAGCATCTGAGAAACAATTTTCAGGTCACCTTTGTGTACCATACAGGATCCTACGAAGCCGAGGTCCACTTTTTTATCGCCACCATAGTAGGAAAGCTGACGAATGGTATCGTGCGTGTAACGTTTAGCAACGTCGTCGTTGTTAACATCCGGGTCAGCGATCATTGGTTCAACGATTGCATCCAGATCAACTACCACTTCAGCGTAATACTTAGCATTTTCGTCTGGTGTTAAAGCCGGTTTTTCGCCCGATTTAATTTCGGCAATTCTCTTATCAGCTTTATTGATCAGTCCCTGAAGAACCTGTCTGCTGTTGTCCATGCCCTTGTCGATCATGATCTGGATTCTGCCTTTGGCAATTTCCAGTGATTGGATCAGGGTATCATCTTCGGAAATACAGATAGAAGCTTTTGCTTTCATTTCTGCAGTCCAGTCAGTAAAGGTGAATGCCTGGTCAGAAGGCAGTGTACCGATATGCACTTCAATGACTCTGCCCTGGAAAACGTTTTCACCAGCAAATTTCTGGAGCATCTGTGCTTGTGTAGCATGTACAACATCACGGAAATCCATGTGCTCCTTCATTTGTCCTTTGAAGGTTACTTTCACGGATTCAGGAATCGGCATCGATGCCTCACCTGTAGCCAGCGCCAGCGCAACGGTTCCGGAGTCAGCACCAAATGCAACACCTTTTGACATCCTGGTGTGAGAGTCACCACCTATAATGATGGCCCACTCATCCACTGTGATATCGTTCAATACCTTGTGGATAACGTCTGTCATAGAATGGTATTCACCTTTCGGGTCGCGGGCAGTGATCAATCCAAACTCGTTCATGAACTTCATGAGTTTTGGAATGTTTGCCTGTGCTTTCTTATCCCATACGGAAGCAGTGTGACAACCTGACTGGTAAGCACCGTCAACTATCGGAGAGATCACAGTTGCCGCCATAGATTCCAGTTCCTGAGCAGTCATCAGACCGGTCGTATCCTGAGAACCTACGATATTTACTTCTACACGAACGTCTGAACCTGCGTGAAGTAATTTACCTGGAGTGGTACCAACTGCGTTTTTATTGAAGATCTTCTCTACTGCTGTCAGACCCTGACCTTCGTGAGAGATTTCTTTTGGCTGAGCAAATACAGGTGGAATATCAATGCCAAGCAGCTTAGCCGCTATGGTCTGGATCTTTTTACCGAATACGATAGCATACGATCCGCCAGCTTTGATAAACTCCATTTTCTGAGGCGTCAGTGCCTTGGAAATGTCTATCAGCTCTTTATCGCCATTATAAAGTTTCTTCTTTTTGGTGTTGATTGTCAGCACAGTGCCGGTAGCAACAGAATAAACTTCCTCGAGAATATGTTCGCCTTTGTCATTGCGGACAAGCTTACCATTTTCATCTAATTTTTTCACCCAGTTCTTGAGGTCAATACCGATACCACCCGTAACATCAACAGTCGTAAGGAAAATAGGAGAGATACCGTTTGTACCACCAACGATAGGCGCAATGTTCACAAATGGAACATAAGGACTTGCCTGTTTGCCGGTCCAGAGTGCCACGTTATTTACACCGGACATCCTGGATGAACCCACACCCATCGTACCTTTCTCTGCGATCAGCATCACGCTCTTGTCAGGGTGTTGCGCCTGCAGTGCTTTGATCTCGGCCTGCGCCTGAGGAGTGATCATGCATTTACCATGCAGCTCACGGTCTGATCTGGAGTGCGCCTGGTTACCCGGAGAGAGCAGGTCAGTCGAGATATCACCTTCACCAGCAATAAAAGTTACTACCTTGATTTCTTCAGGTACATCCGGCAGTTTTGTGAAAAACTCAGCCTGTGCGTAACTTTCAATAATTTCTCTTGCAATTGGATTTTCATTTTTGAATGCCTCTTTCAGGCGGTCGGTGTCCGCATCATAAAGGAAAACCTGCGTTTTAAGCACTTTTGCAGCTTCTTTCGCAATAGCGATATCATTACCCAGTGCCAGGTCCAGTAACACTTCAATGGAAGGACCACCCTTCATGTGTGATAATAACTCAAAGGCAAAAGCAGGTGTAATTTCTGCTACTTTAGATGTACCAAGAATGATTTCCTTTAAAAATTTAGCTTTTACACCAGCAGCACTCGTAGTTCCTGGTAACACATTATAAATAAAGAAATTGAGAGAATCTTTCCTGTGCACATTTCCCTCGTCTTTGATCTGCGCAATGATTTCACTCAATAATTCCGCTCCATCAATTGGCTTCGGATGAAGATCTTGACCTCTTCTTTCTTCAATTTCCTTAAGGTATTCGTTATAACGGCTCATACAATGTTCTTTTTGTCTGCTAGTGCGCAAAGGTAATTAATGTCCATAATATTACACAGTGATCTAAATAAGATCCCTCGTAAATGGACTGTTAAAGGCATTTCTTCAATAATTTATCCTCCTTCAGTTAACTGATAAATCAGTTGTCTGTTAATAGTTTATGTGGGAGGAGGTGTGTAAGGGTGCTTTTACCTGATTCCTAAAATCGCTTGTAGACTTTGCAAAAAAGCTTCAATATTAATTAGGGAGTATGTTCATTATTTGTGTAACACTAAAGTGTTATGTTGTTTTTCATTCTATTTATTGACATTTATGGGCAATTCACATTATATATTTCTGACCATATATGGAGATATATTATTATTTATATTTTTTTAATACAAAATTCAGTTTTTACATATGGAAATCAGTTAATCTCAACCATTGTCTATCAGCCAGCTGATAAATTGACATGTTATGAGAAATGTCATGTGTTATGCAATGATCCTTTTGGTAAAATTTACCCAAATACCTTAAGTTTTTACCTCTTGATATAATTGTCAATTACCCTTTACCGTAGTATAATAATCAATTACCCTTTACCTTTTCAAATTTAGCGATGAAGAAATCGTGTTTGGTTGCTGCACTTTGGATATTGCAGAACCTAACGGCTTCGGCGCAAGAAATTACGCCACCTAAAACAACTTTAGGAAATTTTGTTTCTGCGTCTCCCGAAGCTTCAGCAATTGCCCTATATCAAAATTACCCTGTCGATTTTGTATCTGGCGTACCGGATATAAGTATCCCGTTATTTGAAGTACCTACCCGGGTTGGAGTTATACCATTCAAATTAACGTATCATGTTGGTAAATTAAAACCCTCCGAGCAGATAGCAGGACCAGGATGGGGATGGACGTTATCTCCTAATCTTGGAGTATCCAGAGCCGTTAAAGGGGGGATAGATGGTGTCGGGGGCGGTTATCCTGCCAATACCCAATTTGGCCAAAATACGCAGGACTATCTTCTTGGAGCCGCACTTAACGGGTATGATGAACAGCCGGACGACTTCTTTTATTCCCTACTATCAAAAAGTGGCCAGTTTATTTATAATCGTTCTGGCCAGTTTGTACCAGTATCTTATGATGCAGCAAAGGTATCGCATCCGGATAACAACACTTTTATTATCACAGATGATGATGGTACAATCTATAAATTTGGTAAGTATTCAACTGGAAGTCAGACGTTGACAGAGTACTCCGGAAATGGCACACTTACTACGCTTGCAGCATGGAAGGTGACAGAGATCATCCCATATGATAAATCGGATACTATACGTTTTACTTATGGTGTACGCTCCACTTTTACAACACCGTATTACAACATTCAGTGGAAATTAATAG
The DNA window shown above is from Chitinophaga agri and carries:
- a CDS encoding bifunctional aconitate hydratase 2/2-methylisocitrate dehydratase produces the protein MSRYNEYLKEIEERRGQDLHPKPIDGAELLSEIIAQIKDEGNVHRKDSLNFFIYNVLPGTTSAAGVKAKFLKEIILGTSKVAEITPAFAFELLSHMKGGPSIEVLLDLALGNDIAIAKEAAKVLKTQVFLYDADTDRLKEAFKNENPIAREIIESYAQAEFFTKLPDVPEEIKVVTFIAGEGDISTDLLSPGNQAHSRSDRELHGKCMITPQAQAEIKALQAQHPDKSVMLIAEKGTMGVGSSRMSGVNNVALWTGKQASPYVPFVNIAPIVGGTNGISPIFLTTVDVTGGIGIDLKNWVKKLDENGKLVRNDKGEHILEEVYSVATGTVLTINTKKKKLYNGDKELIDISKALTPQKMEFIKAGGSYAIVFGKKIQTIAAKLLGIDIPPVFAQPKEISHEGQGLTAVEKIFNKNAVGTTPGKLLHAGSDVRVEVNIVGSQDTTGLMTAQELESMAATVISPIVDGAYQSGCHTASVWDKKAQANIPKLMKFMNEFGLITARDPKGEYHSMTDVIHKVLNDITVDEWAIIIGGDSHTRMSKGVAFGADSGTVALALATGEASMPIPESVKVTFKGQMKEHMDFRDVVHATQAQMLQKFAGENVFQGRVIEVHIGTLPSDQAFTFTDWTAEMKAKASICISEDDTLIQSLEIAKGRIQIMIDKGMDNSRQVLQGLINKADKRIAEIKSGEKPALTPDENAKYYAEVVVDLDAIVEPMIADPDVNNDDVAKRYTHDTIRQLSYYGGDKKVDLGFVGSCMVHKGDLKIVSQMLKNLEKQQGKVEFHAPLVVAAPTYNIIDELRAEGDWEILQKYSGFEFNDNAPKATARTEYENMMYLERPGCNLCMGNQEKAAKGDTVLATSTRLFQGRVVEDSERKKGESLLASTPVVVLSAILGRVPNMEEYKTAVAGIDLTKFAPPLKNMVSKDNVAY